One genomic window of Choloepus didactylus isolate mChoDid1 chromosome 27, mChoDid1.pri, whole genome shotgun sequence includes the following:
- the LOC119521657 gene encoding 10 kDa heat shock protein, mitochondrial: MAGQAFRKFLPLFDRVLVERSAAETVTKGGIMLPEKSQGKVLQATVLAVGSGAKGKGGQIEPVSVKVGDKVLLPEYGGTKVVLEEKEYFLFRDSDILGKYIE; the protein is encoded by the coding sequence ATGGCAGGACAGGCGTTTAGAAAGTTTCTTCCCCTCTTTGATCGAGTATTGGTTGAAAGGAGTGCAGCCGAAACTGTAACTAAAGGAGGCATTATGCTTCCAGAAAAATCTCAAGGAAAAGTGTTGCAAGCAACAGTATTAGCTGTTGGATCGGGAGCTAAAGGAAAGGGTGGACAGATTGAACCAGTTAGCGTGAAAGTTGGAGACAAAGTTCTTCTCCCAGAATATGGAGGCACCAAAGTAGTTCTAGAAGAAAAGGAGTATTTCTTATTTAGAGATAGTGACATTCTTGGGAAGTATATAGAGTGA